One Dioscorea cayenensis subsp. rotundata cultivar TDr96_F1 chromosome 17, TDr96_F1_v2_PseudoChromosome.rev07_lg8_w22 25.fasta, whole genome shotgun sequence DNA window includes the following coding sequences:
- the LOC120281287 gene encoding NADPH-dependent aldo-keto reductase, chloroplastic-like, whose translation MKNIVFATYFEALKLVVFWSGSSESTPFELKFYNKLGTWQAEPGVVGQAVITAVKAGYRHIDCAQTYGNENEIGLALKKLFDDGVVKREVLFITSKLRCGDHDPEDVPEAPEATLKDLRLDYLDLYLV comes from the exons ATGAAAAAt ATTGTCTTTGCAACTTATTTCGAG GCTCTCAAGTTGGTTGTCTTCTGGTCTGGAAGCTCGGAAAGCACACCATTTGAGCTCAAATTCTACAACAAACTCGGCACATGGCAAGCTGAGCCTGGCGTTGTTGGTCAGGCTGTCATCACCGCTGTCAAG GCAGGCTACAGGCATATTGATTGTGCACAGACTTATGGAAATGAGAATGAg ATTGGTTTGGCTTTAAAAAAGCTGTTTGATGATGGAGTGGTGAAACGTGAAGTACTATTTATAACCTCCAAACTTCG GTGTGGTGATCATGATCCAGAAGATGTACCAGAGGCACCGGAAGCAACCTTGAAAGACTTACGACTTGACTATCTAGATCTTTATCTG GTTTGA
- the LOC120281288 gene encoding uncharacterized protein ycf20-like yields the protein MGILGHALAAFLSNKCSPFFQLLIHLIVLSSTVFSATPLLLSPAGCWYMRWVIRSMVDGSWPDPSGSNTNNGTRLVRAIQNFQIKLNSKLQELRKGLVMKVLFFLLGFYCAAAFATVIGQTGDWDILFAGIAVVVVKAIGALMYRASFHILDKLKSLIAFFSTIGRQIFPWGCS from the exons ATGGGGATATTGGGCCATGCTCTGGCTGCTTTTTTGA GCAACAAATGCTCCCCTTTTTTCCAACTGCTGATACACCTGATAGTATTATCATCAACAGTTTTCAGCGCAACTCCCCTGCTACTGTCACCAGCG GGCTGTTGGTACATGAGATGGGTTATTAGAAGCATGGTAGACGGAAGTTGGCCAGACCCTTCAGGAAGCAACACAAACAATGGAACTCGTCTTGTTAGAGCAATCCAgaatttccaaatcaaattaaattccAAGCTCCAAGAGCTGAGGAAAGGCCTAGTAATGAAGGTTCTTTTCTTCTTACTAGGTTTTTATTGTGCGGCCGCATTTGCAACAGTTATAGGGCAAACAGGTGACTGGGACATTCTCTTTGCTGGCATTGCTGTCGTTGTGGTCAAGGCCATTGGTGCTCTCATGTACAGAGCTTCTTTCCATATACTGGACAAACTCAAAAGCCTCATCGCATTTTTTTCAACTATTGGAAGGCAGATCTTTCCCTGGGGTTGTTCTTAG
- the LOC120279968 gene encoding LOW QUALITY PROTEIN: boron transporter 4-like (The sequence of the model RefSeq protein was modified relative to this genomic sequence to represent the inferred CDS: inserted 2 bases in 1 codon; deleted 2 bases in 2 codons), which translates to MDHIKSPFKGVSEDFKGRAACYKQDWVRGFHSGFRILAPTMYIFFASALPVIAFGEQLSKETDGALSTVETLASTAICGIIHAILGGQPMLIVGVAEPTVIMYTYLYNFAKHRSDLGGRLYLAWAGWVCIWTACFLFLLAMFNASAIISRFTRVAGELFGMLITVLFIQEAIKGIVSEFNIPKGEDHSQSLYQFHWLYTNGLLGIIFSIGLLYTALKSRRARSWRYGTGWFRSFIADYGVPLMVLVWTAMSYAVPNKVPSGVPRRLFSPLPWEAESLHHWTVAKDLLSVPPTYIFAALIPAVMVAGLYFFDHSVASQMAQQKEFNLRNPPSYHYDILVLGLMVLICGLLGIPPSNGVLPQSPMHTKSLAVLKRQLIRKKMVNCAKESIRQKASSTEIFGKMEEIFIEMDERRTPTITVDKELKDLKDAVMRNEDNGMELNGPFDPEKHIDAHLPVRVNEQRVSNLLQSLLVXGACVGAMPFIKKIPTSVLWGYFAYMAIDSLPGNQFWERLLLLFITPRRRFKVLEGPHASFVETVPFKATAAFTIFQFVYLLLCFGVTWIPIAGILFPLPFFLLIIIRQHVLPKFFRRHHLSELDAAEYEEFCATPRRNGSFSFHDCEEFETGSGNDSVEVCDAEILDALTTSRGEFKRRSVSFNDRSLQVHPEQVPQK; encoded by the exons ATGGATCACATTAAGAGTCCATTCAAGGGAGTTAGTGAAGATTTCAAAGGAAGAGCAGCATGTTATAAGCAAGATTGGGTTCGTGGATTCCATTCAGGCTTCAG GATTTTGGCACCTACTATGTATATCTTCTTTGCATCTGCTCTCCCTGTTATTGCATTTGGAGAGCAACTGAGCAAAGAGACAG ATGGGGCATTGAGCACAGTTGAAACTTTAGCTTCTACTGCCATTTGTGGCATAATACATGCAATTCTTGGTGGACAACCCATGCTGATTGTTGGAGTCGCTGAGCCAACAGTGATAATGTACACATACTTATACAATTTTGCCAAGCATCGTTCTGATCTGGGTGGGCGTCTCTATTTGGCCTGGGCTGGATG GGTTTGTATCTGGACCGCttgcttcctttttcttcttgcaATGTTCAATGCTTCTGCCATTATCAGTAGATTTACTAGAGTTGCAGGAGAACTCTTTGGGATGTTGATCACTGTTCTCTTCATTCAAGAAGCTATCAAG GGTATTGTTAGTGAGTTCAATATACCAAAGGGTGAAGACCACAGTCAATCTCTTTACCAATTCCATTGGCTATATACAAATGGATTATTGGGCATCATATTCTCAATCGGCTTATTATACACAGCATTGAAAAGCAGGAGGGCGAGGTCATGGCGTTATGGCACAG GTTGGTTTAGAAGTTTCATTGCTGACTATGGAGTCCCCTTGATGGTCCTAGTGTGGACAGCAATGTCATATGCAGTCCCAAACAAAGTTCCTTCTGGTGTTCCAAGGAGGCTGTTCAGTCCACTTCCATGGGAAGCAGAATCATTGCATCATTGGACTGTTGCAAAG GATCTGCTGTCTGTTCCCCCCACATACATATTTGCTGCTCTGATACCAGCTGTAATGGTTGCGGGACTATACTTTTTCGATCATAGTGTTGCTTCGCAAATGGCCCAGCAGAAGGAATTTAACCTGAGAAATCCTCCTTCTTACCATTATGATATACTGGTCCTTGGTCTTATG GTTTTGATTTGTGGGTTGCTAGGAATACCCCCTTCTAATGGGGTCCTACCTCAGTCACCTATGCACACTAAAAGCCTGGCAGTTCTCAAGAGACAG TTAATCCGTAAGAAGATGGTCAATTGTGCCAAGGAGAGCATAAGACAGAAGGCTAGCAGCACAGAAATCTTCGGGAAAATGGAAGAGATTTTCATAGAAATGGATGAACGGCGTACTCCT ACAATAACAGTGGATAAGGAGCTCAAGGACCTTAAGGATGCAGTTATGAGAAATGAAGACAATGGCATGGAATTGAATGGTCCTTTTGATCCAGAGAAGCACATTGATGCCCACCTACCTGTTCGAGTCAATGAGCAAAGAGTCTCCAATTTATTACAGTCCCTTTTGGT TGGAGCTTGTGTAGGAGCTATGCCATTTATCAAGAAGATACCAACATCTGTTCTTTGGGGATAT TTTGCTTACATGGCCATTGACAGTCTT CCGGGGAATCAGTTCTGGGAGAGGCTATTACTTCTATTCATTACTCCTCGCCGCCGGTTCAA GGTTCTTGAAGGTCCTCATGCTTCATTTGTGGAGACAGTACCCTTTAAGGCAACAGCAGCATTCACAATCTTCCAATTTGTGTACCTTCTACTTTGCTTTGGTGTGACATGGATACCGATCGCAGGAATATTGTTTCCATTACCATTTTTCCTCCTGATTATTATTAGACAGCATGTTCTACCAAAGTTCTTTAGACGGCATCACTTGTCGGAACTGGATGCAGCCGAGTATGAAGAATTCTGTGCAACACCTCGCCGTAACGGCAGCTTTTCATTCcat GACTGTGAAGAATTCGAAACTGGCAGTGGCAATGACAGTGTGGAAGTTTGTGATGCTGAGATTCTAGATGCTCTAACAACCAGCAGAGGAGAGTTTAAACGTAGATCTGTTAGCTTCAATGATAGGTCCCTGCAG GTTCATCCAGAGCAGGTCCctcaaaagtaa